In one Aeromicrobium wangtongii genomic region, the following are encoded:
- a CDS encoding ABC transporter ATP-binding protein: MSELRFEDVRVCYGGNTAVDGVSLVVPAGRVVGLVGESGSGKSTLARAAVGLAPVESGRILLDGEPVPTKGRHRPVQMIFQDPFSSLDPRMSIGESVAEAIPRGVPRRERRGEVDRLLDLVHIGSARAYSRPSELSGGQRQRVALARALAARPSVVVADEITSALDVSIQGTVLNLVRELQAELGLSILFISHNLAVVRYVASEVAVMYRGRIVEHGPTAEVLTAPAHDYTRDLLAAVPGRTRRRSSP; encoded by the coding sequence GTGAGCGAGCTGCGATTCGAGGACGTCCGGGTCTGCTACGGCGGCAACACCGCCGTCGACGGGGTGAGTCTCGTGGTGCCCGCGGGGCGGGTCGTGGGCCTGGTCGGCGAGTCCGGATCGGGCAAGTCCACCCTGGCGCGCGCCGCGGTCGGGCTGGCGCCCGTGGAGAGCGGACGGATCCTGCTGGACGGGGAGCCGGTGCCGACCAAGGGACGCCACCGCCCCGTGCAGATGATCTTCCAGGATCCGTTCTCGTCGCTCGATCCCCGCATGAGCATCGGCGAGAGCGTCGCCGAGGCGATCCCACGCGGCGTCCCGCGGAGGGAGCGACGCGGCGAGGTCGACCGGCTGCTCGACCTGGTCCACATCGGCTCGGCCCGCGCCTACTCGCGACCGTCCGAGCTGTCCGGCGGCCAGCGTCAGCGGGTCGCGCTGGCCCGGGCGCTCGCGGCCCGGCCCTCGGTCGTCGTCGCCGACGAGATCACCTCGGCACTGGACGTGTCGATCCAGGGCACCGTCCTGAACCTGGTCCGTGAGCTGCAGGCCGAGCTGGGCCTGTCGATCCTGTTCATCTCCCACAACCTGGCGGTGGTGCGCTACGTCGCCTCCGAGGTCGCCGTCATGTACCGCGGCCGGATCGTCGAGCACGGCCCCACCGCCGAGGTGCTCACGGCCCCGGCCCACGACTACACGCGTGACCTGCTGGCCGCCGTGCCCGGACGCACCCGACGAAGGAGTTCCCCATGA
- a CDS encoding dipeptide/oligopeptide/nickel ABC transporter permease/ATP-binding protein: protein MSQDTTATVPRRPNRYTAVLRSPLGLAAAALAVAMLVLAVVAPLLWGDAARETDTNDILAGPSAEHWAGTDNLGRDIFFRTLVATRLSIELALSATAIAVVVGLVLGTAPLVLGRRAGRLVVAAVNIAVAFPGLLLALFFAVVFGIGATGAVLAIGLAGAPAFARLVQTMVAGVASLDYVAAARTAGVGRFRVLIRHILPNVAEPLIVNATIGAGGALLSFAGLSFLGLGVQAPAYDWGRLLFDGVGSLYVNPGAALAPGLAVLIAGLSFNLFGESLAKVAGVSTGVPLGRSRTPVPAPLRRLTDRPEPARTSSADDLLLDVRGLEVTFPAQGGPVRPVRGISFGVRRGESVGIVGESGSGKSLAALAISRLIDDPGRVDAERIRFLGEDLLAPDSRAQRRFLGTSLAMVFQDPMTSFNPTRRIGAQLAELSRQHHGMDRKQAMARAVDRLRAVRIPDPEQRARQYPHEFSGGMRQRAMIGMGVMGSPELIIADEPTTALDVTVQQQVLDLLATIRDDDGVALILISHDVTVVAEVCDRVLVMYAGRIVEDLAAGDLTTAAQHPYTRALVAAVPSMDTDLDVPLVVIPGRPVDPSDVPQGCAYAARCPLATERCVVEDPPLAPHGSSRVACWHAGEPMDAREPVDLALQPTRTEAS, encoded by the coding sequence ATGAGCCAGGACACGACCGCGACCGTCCCGCGCCGCCCCAACCGCTACACCGCGGTGCTACGCAGTCCGCTCGGCCTGGCCGCTGCGGCACTCGCGGTGGCGATGCTGGTGCTGGCGGTGGTGGCCCCGCTGCTGTGGGGCGATGCCGCCCGCGAGACCGACACCAACGACATCCTGGCCGGGCCGAGCGCCGAGCACTGGGCCGGCACCGACAACCTGGGCCGCGACATCTTCTTCCGGACGCTGGTCGCGACCCGGCTGTCGATCGAGCTGGCGCTGAGTGCGACGGCGATCGCCGTGGTGGTGGGGCTCGTGCTCGGCACGGCGCCGCTGGTGCTGGGCCGCCGCGCCGGCCGGCTGGTCGTCGCGGCGGTCAACATCGCGGTCGCGTTCCCGGGGCTGCTGCTGGCGCTGTTCTTCGCGGTGGTGTTCGGCATCGGCGCGACAGGTGCGGTCCTGGCGATCGGTCTGGCCGGTGCGCCGGCGTTCGCCCGCCTGGTGCAGACGATGGTCGCGGGCGTCGCCTCGCTCGACTACGTCGCGGCGGCACGGACCGCCGGGGTCGGACGCTTCCGGGTGCTGATCCGCCACATCCTGCCCAATGTCGCCGAGCCCTTGATCGTCAACGCGACGATCGGCGCCGGTGGTGCGCTGCTGTCGTTCGCCGGCCTCTCCTTCCTCGGGCTCGGCGTGCAGGCCCCCGCGTACGACTGGGGCCGTCTGCTCTTCGACGGCGTCGGCTCGCTGTACGTCAATCCCGGCGCCGCCCTGGCCCCCGGGCTCGCGGTGCTGATCGCCGGGCTGAGCTTCAACCTGTTCGGCGAGTCGCTCGCGAAGGTCGCGGGCGTCTCGACGGGGGTGCCGCTGGGCCGCTCCCGGACGCCGGTCCCCGCGCCGCTGCGCCGCCTGACCGACCGACCCGAGCCGGCCCGGACGTCATCCGCCGACGACCTCCTGCTCGACGTGCGTGGCCTCGAGGTCACGTTCCCGGCGCAGGGCGGCCCTGTGCGTCCCGTCCGGGGCATCAGCTTCGGGGTGCGCCGCGGCGAGTCGGTCGGCATCGTCGGCGAGTCCGGCTCCGGCAAGTCGCTGGCCGCGCTGGCCATCTCCCGGCTGATCGACGACCCGGGCCGGGTCGACGCCGAGCGCATCCGGTTCCTCGGCGAGGACCTGCTCGCCCCCGACAGCCGGGCCCAGCGCCGCTTCCTGGGGACGTCCCTCGCGATGGTCTTCCAGGACCCCATGACCTCGTTCAACCCCACCCGGCGGATCGGCGCCCAGCTCGCGGAGCTCTCGCGCCAGCACCACGGCATGGACCGCAAGCAGGCGATGGCCCGCGCCGTCGACCGGCTCCGCGCCGTGCGCATCCCCGATCCGGAGCAGCGCGCTCGCCAGTACCCGCACGAGTTCTCCGGGGGCATGCGCCAGCGCGCCATGATCGGCATGGGCGTCATGGGCAGTCCCGAGCTCATCATCGCCGACGAGCCCACCACCGCCCTCGACGTCACGGTGCAGCAGCAGGTGCTCGACCTGTTGGCGACGATCCGCGATGACGACGGCGTCGCGCTGATCCTGATCAGCCACGACGTCACGGTGGTCGCGGAGGTGTGCGACCGCGTGCTGGTCATGTACGCCGGACGCATCGTGGAGGACCTGGCCGCGGGCGATCTCACCACCGCGGCCCAGCACCCGTACACGCGGGCGCTGGTCGCTGCGGTGCCGTCGATGGACACCGACCTGGACGTCCCGCTGGTGGTGATCCCCGGACGTCCCGTCGACCCGTCGGACGTCCCGCAGGGATGCGCCTACGCGGCCCGCTGCCCGCTGGCGACCGAGCGCTGCGTGGTCGAGGACCCTCCGCTCGCGCCCCACGGCAGCAGCCGGGTCGCGTGCTGGCACGCCGGCGAGCCGATGGATGCGAGGGAGCCCGTCGACCTGGCGCTCCAGCCGACCCGGACGGAGGCATCGTGA
- a CDS encoding ABC transporter permease, with amino-acid sequence MVAMQTPVVAPVPRVARTANPWARFAVRRLGRLVVSLWVLVTAAFLMIHLIPGDPVRGALGSTATPELVASKRESLGLNDPLWEQYLHYLKGVFTGDFGTSLISQLSTADIISQRLPATLWLAALGFLLALAIAVPVGIGAGVLTRRGHGRRTELGFTTTSVVLGTIPDFMIGVALVYVFGVQLAVLPVAGNASPSAYVLPVLSLAIGPAAILARVIRVEMVTVLQQDFIRTARAKRLPNARVYLSHALPNALTAALTLSGILLSAMVAGTVLVENVFAWPGLGSTIVSSILNKDYPVVQGIILMYGIGVLLINTIVDVALALLDPRSMIREA; translated from the coding sequence ATGGTCGCGATGCAGACCCCGGTGGTCGCACCGGTCCCACGGGTGGCGAGGACCGCCAACCCGTGGGCCCGGTTCGCCGTCCGACGTCTCGGCCGACTGGTCGTGTCGCTGTGGGTGCTGGTGACCGCGGCCTTCTTGATGATCCACCTGATCCCCGGTGACCCGGTGCGTGGTGCGCTCGGCTCCACCGCGACCCCCGAGCTGGTCGCCAGCAAGCGGGAGTCGCTGGGGCTCAACGACCCGTTGTGGGAGCAGTACCTGCACTACCTGAAGGGCGTGTTCACCGGCGACTTCGGCACGTCGTTGATCTCGCAGCTGTCCACCGCCGACATCATCTCCCAGCGGCTCCCGGCCACCCTGTGGCTGGCGGCGCTCGGGTTCCTGCTGGCACTGGCCATCGCCGTCCCCGTCGGCATCGGTGCCGGGGTGCTGACCCGCCGCGGCCACGGGCGGCGCACCGAGCTCGGCTTCACCACCACCAGCGTCGTGCTGGGCACGATCCCGGACTTCATGATCGGCGTCGCCCTGGTGTACGTGTTCGGTGTCCAGCTGGCGGTGCTGCCGGTCGCGGGCAACGCATCGCCATCGGCCTACGTGCTGCCGGTCCTCTCGCTGGCGATCGGGCCGGCAGCCATCCTGGCGCGGGTCATCCGGGTCGAGATGGTGACGGTCCTGCAGCAGGACTTCATCCGCACGGCGCGCGCCAAGCGACTGCCGAATGCCCGGGTGTACCTGTCCCACGCCCTGCCGAACGCCCTCACGGCCGCCCTGACGCTGTCGGGCATCCTGCTCAGCGCGATGGTCGCCGGCACCGTGCTGGTCGAGAACGTGTTCGCGTGGCCGGGCCTGGGCAGCACGATCGTGTCCTCGATCCTCAACAAGGACTACCCGGTCGTGCAGGGCATCATCTTGATGTACGGCATCGGCGTGCTGCTGATCAACACGATCGTCGACGTCGCCCTGGCGCTGCTCGACCCCCGATCGATGATCCGGGAGGCGTGA
- a CDS encoding ABC transporter substrate-binding protein, which yields MKKIITTTAGVCLTASVLAACGGGSSGSSGGGTIVDGGTFTMALNADPGTLDPAMSVSNQQISISHLVYDPLVNINFKDGSLESGLAKTWKVDGTKVTATLQDKITCSDGTELKASDVAANYDFIADPKNESPLLGTFLPAGAKTTADDATRTVEITLAEPAPFVLQGLANISIVCSKGLADRKLLASSAVGTGPYELTKAASGNQFTYKIRDGYTWGPDGATTATKGMPDNIVVKVIENESTAANLLLSGELNGAVVTGSDRKRLDAAKLSTYDTAVLSGEQFYNQTEGRATADAKVRMALTQALDFGELQKVLTSGSGKAATTFAALDPIACQGDSVSGAMPKRDVAAAKAVLSAANLPELTFVYSPSAGGGVSAAAELAVEQWKDAGVKVKAKSQNSTAIQETVFGTRDWDIAWLPVNVNSPDQLVPFLSGPGAPDGTNFANIKNATYEAGVKKAAAMDGQEGCDTWLEAESALVEAADVIPFANTIGKAYRAKAKFDYPGQMVPTSIRMLAN from the coding sequence ATGAAAAAGATCATCACGACAACGGCCGGCGTGTGCCTCACCGCCTCGGTCCTCGCGGCGTGCGGTGGCGGATCGTCCGGCTCGTCGGGCGGCGGCACGATCGTCGACGGCGGCACGTTCACGATGGCGCTGAACGCCGACCCGGGAACCCTGGACCCGGCCATGTCGGTGTCGAACCAGCAGATCTCCATCAGCCACCTGGTCTACGACCCGCTGGTCAACATCAACTTCAAGGACGGCTCGCTCGAGTCGGGCCTCGCCAAGACCTGGAAGGTCGACGGCACGAAGGTCACCGCGACCCTGCAGGACAAGATCACCTGCTCCGACGGCACCGAGCTCAAGGCATCGGACGTCGCGGCGAACTACGACTTCATCGCCGACCCGAAGAACGAGAGCCCGCTGCTCGGCACGTTCCTGCCGGCGGGTGCCAAGACCACCGCCGATGACGCGACCCGGACCGTCGAGATCACGCTGGCCGAGCCGGCTCCGTTCGTCCTGCAGGGCCTCGCGAACATCTCGATCGTGTGCTCCAAGGGGCTCGCCGACCGCAAGCTGCTGGCCAGCTCCGCCGTCGGCACGGGGCCGTACGAGCTGACCAAGGCCGCCTCGGGCAACCAGTTCACCTACAAGATCCGCGACGGCTACACGTGGGGTCCGGACGGCGCCACCACCGCGACCAAGGGCATGCCCGACAACATCGTGGTCAAGGTCATCGAGAACGAGTCGACCGCGGCCAACCTGCTGCTGTCGGGCGAGCTCAACGGCGCGGTCGTGACCGGGTCGGACCGCAAGCGCCTCGACGCGGCCAAGCTCTCGACGTACGACACCGCGGTGCTGTCCGGCGAGCAGTTCTACAACCAGACCGAGGGCAGGGCCACGGCTGACGCGAAGGTGCGGATGGCGCTGACGCAGGCGCTGGACTTCGGCGAGCTGCAGAAGGTGCTGACCTCCGGCAGCGGCAAGGCGGCCACGACGTTCGCGGCGCTCGACCCGATCGCCTGCCAGGGGGACTCCGTCTCCGGGGCGATGCCCAAGAGGGACGTCGCCGCAGCCAAGGCCGTGCTGTCGGCGGCCAACCTGCCCGAGCTCACCTTCGTGTACAGCCCGTCCGCCGGCGGCGGCGTGAGCGCCGCGGCCGAGCTGGCGGTCGAGCAGTGGAAGGACGCCGGCGTCAAGGTCAAGGCCAAGTCCCAGAACTCCACCGCGATCCAGGAGACCGTGTTCGGCACGAGGGACTGGGACATCGCGTGGCTGCCGGTCAACGTCAACAGCCCCGACCAGCTGGTCCCGTTCCTGTCCGGGCCCGGGGCGCCCGACGGCACCAACTTCGCCAACATCAAGAACGCGACGTACGAGGCCGGCGTCAAGAAGGCCGCGGCGATGGACGGGCAGGAGGGCTGTGACACGTGGCTGGAGGCCGAGTCGGCCCTGGTCGAGGCGGCCGACGTCATCCCGTTCGCCAACACGATCGGCAAGGCGTACCGCGCCAAGGCCAAGTTCGACTACCCCGGCCAGATGGTTCCCACGAGCATCCGGATGCTGGCGAACTGA
- a CDS encoding serine hydrolase domain-containing protein, producing MTTLNDTKTWLDEQLPALLEKHDVPAAAWAVLHDGAVVDGAAGVLSKATDVAATPDSVFQIGSITKLWTSTLVMQLVDEGAVDLDEPLRTYLPEFRIADESAAAIITTRHLLNHTAGFEGDIFTDTGTGDDCLEKYVALLADVPQLFEPGEQFSYNNAGYCVLGRLVEVLRDKPYDVALREHVIAPLGLTHTATGPYEAILFRAAVGHIQTGPDSGYVPAPIWAMARSNAPAGSMLAMRPRDLIAFARMHMEDGAAPDGTQVLAPGTPAAMQAHAVEVPYTGIMGSSWGLGFERFDVAEGDIIGHDGSTIGQNGFLRLVPEAGLAVALLVNGGDVISLYHEIVGHIVEELSDTALPELPTPPAEPERIDAGRYVGTYSADVMDLIVSQDDDGRVWIDTVLKGMFADMEDQPRQELVFFRDDALIPVQGEHGMHMPHWFLGDDGHGNAQYLHIGRAIRRA from the coding sequence GTGACCACCCTCAACGACACGAAGACCTGGCTCGACGAGCAGCTCCCGGCGCTCCTCGAGAAGCACGACGTCCCCGCCGCCGCCTGGGCGGTGCTGCACGACGGGGCAGTCGTCGACGGCGCGGCGGGCGTCCTCAGCAAGGCCACCGACGTGGCGGCCACCCCCGACTCGGTCTTCCAGATCGGCTCCATCACGAAGCTCTGGACGAGCACCCTCGTGATGCAGCTGGTCGACGAGGGGGCCGTCGACCTGGACGAGCCACTGCGCACGTATCTGCCGGAGTTCCGGATCGCCGACGAGTCCGCGGCCGCGATCATCACCACGCGACACCTGCTCAACCACACCGCCGGCTTCGAGGGCGACATCTTCACCGACACCGGTACCGGCGACGACTGCCTCGAGAAGTACGTGGCGCTGCTGGCCGACGTCCCGCAGCTGTTCGAGCCCGGCGAGCAGTTCTCGTACAACAACGCCGGGTACTGCGTGCTGGGGCGCCTGGTGGAGGTGCTGCGCGACAAGCCCTATGACGTGGCCCTGCGCGAGCACGTCATCGCACCGCTCGGCCTGACCCACACGGCCACCGGCCCCTACGAGGCGATCCTGTTCCGCGCCGCGGTCGGACACATCCAGACCGGGCCGGACTCCGGCTACGTGCCCGCCCCGATCTGGGCGATGGCCCGCTCGAACGCCCCGGCGGGGTCGATGCTGGCGATGCGTCCGCGTGACCTGATCGCCTTCGCCCGCATGCACATGGAGGACGGCGCGGCCCCCGACGGAACCCAGGTGCTCGCACCGGGGACGCCTGCGGCGATGCAGGCCCACGCGGTCGAGGTGCCGTACACCGGCATCATGGGCTCGTCCTGGGGCCTGGGCTTCGAGCGGTTCGACGTCGCCGAGGGCGACATCATCGGTCACGACGGCAGCACGATCGGCCAGAACGGTTTCCTGCGCCTGGTGCCCGAGGCCGGGCTGGCGGTCGCCCTGCTCGTCAACGGCGGCGATGTCATCTCGCTGTACCACGAGATCGTCGGGCACATCGTCGAGGAGCTGTCCGACACCGCGCTGCCCGAGCTGCCCACGCCGCCGGCCGAGCCGGAGCGCATCGATGCCGGTCGGTACGTCGGCACCTACTCCGCCGACGTGATGGACCTGATCGTGTCGCAGGACGATGACGGCCGGGTGTGGATCGACACGGTCCTCAAGGGCATGTTCGCCGACATGGAGGACCAGCCGCGTCAGGAGCTCGTCTTCTTCCGGGACGATGCGCTGATCCCGGTACAGGGCGAGCACGGCATGCACATGCCCCACTGGTTCCTCGGCGACGACGGCCACGGCAACGCGCAGTACCTTCACATCGGCCGCGCCATCCGGCGCGCCTGA
- a CDS encoding sensor histidine kinase — MTADRARRAAPAWLDGVGLALRQLVGGLGTAALAFLVLIWVVLVLAACLFGIGLVLVPETVRAVGAVAARERARLGRWGRPVPEAPPLPERPTLGWAVRDATVRREVRWLAIHGTWGLLLGLVGLALPWSAIRDVTLPLWWWLAPSGEVSAALWFWLVHSWSDALWVCLSAFGWALLTILLAPGLARLQSRPGRALLTPPPGVDLSLRIATLTATRAAALDAHATELRRIERSLHDSTQNPLVAANVLIGAARRKLATDAGAADELLELAQTSVERALGELRATVRSILPPVLADRGLAGAIAGLASTSGVPVEVDVTADRCAASVEASAYFMVSEALTNISRHSHAARARVTVRRHEGDLEVVVTDDGDGGANEDAGSGLAGIRRRIEAHDGWFEVSSPPGGPTVMTGRMPCGS, encoded by the coding sequence ATGACAGCCGACCGCGCACGCCGGGCCGCGCCTGCGTGGCTCGACGGCGTGGGACTCGCGCTGCGTCAGCTGGTCGGCGGGCTCGGTACGGCAGCCCTCGCGTTCCTGGTGCTGATCTGGGTCGTGCTCGTGCTGGCCGCCTGCCTGTTCGGCATCGGCCTGGTGCTGGTGCCCGAGACCGTGCGCGCAGTCGGCGCGGTGGCCGCCCGCGAGCGGGCCCGGCTCGGCCGGTGGGGCCGTCCCGTCCCCGAGGCGCCACCGCTGCCGGAACGCCCGACGCTCGGCTGGGCCGTGCGCGACGCGACGGTGCGGCGCGAGGTGCGCTGGCTGGCGATCCACGGCACGTGGGGGCTGCTGCTCGGCCTGGTCGGCCTCGCCCTGCCCTGGTCCGCGATCAGGGACGTCACGCTACCCCTGTGGTGGTGGCTGGCTCCCAGCGGCGAGGTCAGCGCCGCCCTGTGGTTCTGGCTGGTCCACTCCTGGTCCGATGCGCTGTGGGTGTGCCTGTCGGCGTTCGGCTGGGCGCTCCTGACCATCCTGCTCGCCCCGGGGCTGGCCCGTCTCCAGTCCCGTCCGGGTCGTGCCCTGCTGACTCCCCCTCCCGGCGTCGACCTGTCCCTGCGGATCGCGACCCTGACCGCGACCCGCGCCGCGGCCCTGGACGCCCACGCGACCGAGCTGCGCCGCATCGAGCGATCGCTGCACGACAGCACGCAGAACCCGCTGGTCGCCGCCAACGTCCTGATCGGCGCCGCCCGGCGCAAGCTGGCCACCGATGCCGGTGCCGCCGACGAGCTGCTGGAGCTGGCGCAGACCTCGGTCGAACGGGCACTCGGCGAGCTGCGGGCGACCGTCCGCAGCATCCTGCCCCCGGTGCTGGCCGACCGCGGCCTGGCCGGGGCGATCGCCGGCCTCGCCTCGACCTCCGGCGTGCCGGTCGAGGTGGACGTCACGGCCGACCGGTGTGCGGCGTCAGTCGAGGCCAGCGCGTACTTCATGGTCTCCGAGGCGCTCACCAACATCTCGCGGCACAGCCACGCCGCCCGGGCCCGGGTCACGGTGCGCCGGCACGAGGGCGACCTGGAGGTCGTGGTGACCGATGACGGGGACGGCGGGGCGAACGAGGACGCGGGCTCGGGACTGGCCGGCATCCGCCGCCGGATCGAGGCGCACGACGGATGGTTCGAGGTGTCCAGCCCTCCGGGCGGCCCGACCGTCATGACCGGGAGGATGCCATGCGGATCGTGA
- a CDS encoding response regulator, with amino-acid sequence MRIVIAEDDALLREGLALLLRAESLDVVATASNPADLLAAIDEHHPDVAVIDVRMPPTHTDEGIVAAVEARRRQPGLAILVLSAYVEQAFATELLTHGVQGLGYLLKERVGRVEEFLEALHRVAAGGTALDPDVVAQLLSRHQRDPRLARLTGREDEVLALMAEGLGNIAIAARLHVTEGAIHKHVRNIFAKLDLAPDDEADRRVAAVLRYLDGAG; translated from the coding sequence ATGCGGATCGTGATCGCCGAGGACGACGCCCTGCTGCGCGAGGGCCTCGCCCTGCTGCTGCGGGCCGAGTCGCTGGACGTCGTCGCCACCGCGTCGAATCCTGCCGATCTGCTGGCCGCGATCGACGAGCACCACCCCGACGTCGCGGTCATCGACGTGCGGATGCCGCCCACCCACACCGACGAGGGCATCGTCGCGGCGGTCGAGGCGCGGCGCCGCCAGCCCGGTCTCGCGATCCTGGTGCTGTCGGCGTATGTCGAGCAGGCCTTCGCCACCGAGCTGCTGACCCACGGCGTCCAGGGCCTCGGATACCTGCTCAAGGAGCGGGTCGGGCGGGTCGAGGAGTTCCTGGAGGCACTGCACCGCGTCGCGGCAGGCGGCACGGCGCTCGACCCGGACGTCGTGGCCCAGCTGCTGTCGCGCCACCAGCGAGATCCCCGCCTGGCCCGCCTGACCGGGCGCGAGGACGAGGTGCTGGCGCTGATGGCCGAAGGGCTGGGCAACATCGCGATCGCGGCCCGGCTGCACGTGACCGAGGGAGCGATCCACAAGCACGTGCGCAACATCTTCGCGAAGCTCGACCTGGCTCCCGACGACGAGGCCGACCGGCGCGTGGCGGCGGTGCTGCGCTACCTCGACGGCGCCGGATGA
- a CDS encoding ABC transporter ATP-binding protein, with translation MFFTSDPTERPVSPDAPAIALDHVSHTYDGGVLALDDVSLTVQRGEFLAVMGPSGSGKSTLMHSAAALEVPTSGTVRIDGRDTRGLSETKRTELRRDLVGFVFQSYNLVPSLSVSDNITLPLRLAGRAPDVAWIASLVDRVGLSGRLEHRPAELSGGQQQRAAIARALVARPAVVFADEPTGALDLRTAQEVLELFGEVAEDLGQTIVMVTHDPAVAARAGTAVVMADGRIVQTVQQPTAADLAGRLVAMSGV, from the coding sequence ATGTTCTTCACCTCTGATCCCACCGAGCGTCCGGTCTCCCCGGATGCGCCCGCGATCGCGCTGGACCACGTCAGCCACACGTATGACGGAGGCGTCCTCGCCCTCGACGACGTGTCCCTGACCGTCCAGCGCGGGGAGTTCCTCGCCGTCATGGGCCCCTCGGGCTCCGGCAAGTCGACGCTGATGCACAGCGCAGCAGCCCTCGAGGTCCCCACGTCCGGCACGGTCCGGATCGACGGGCGCGACACCCGCGGCCTGTCCGAGACCAAGCGCACCGAGCTGCGTCGCGACCTGGTCGGCTTCGTGTTCCAGTCCTACAACCTGGTGCCCTCGCTGTCGGTCTCCGACAACATCACGCTGCCGCTGCGGCTGGCCGGGCGTGCGCCGGATGTGGCCTGGATCGCGTCGCTGGTCGACCGTGTCGGCCTCAGCGGCCGGCTCGAGCACCGCCCGGCCGAGCTGTCCGGCGGCCAGCAGCAGCGCGCCGCGATCGCCCGGGCCCTGGTGGCCCGGCCTGCCGTGGTCTTCGCCGACGAGCCCACCGGCGCCCTCGACCTGCGCACCGCGCAGGAGGTCCTGGAGCTGTTCGGCGAGGTCGCCGAGGACCTCGGCCAGACCATCGTCATGGTGACCCACGACCCGGCGGTCGCGGCCCGCGCCGGTACCGCCGTCGTCATGGCGGACGGACGCATCGTCCAGACCGTGCAGCAGCCGACGGCCGCCGACCTGGCCGGCCGACTCGTCGCGATGAGCGGGGTCTGA